The window TATCGGGATGCGGAAGTGGGCCTTTAGTCTGCGCATCTCACAGCTGAGCTGTGCAGACTAAATGCTGGGCGGGGCGGGCGCCCAAGCCACGAAAAATGGGAGAACCGGCCGCTCCCTCTGCCATGTTTTCGTGCCGGATGAGTGCTTGACATCATCCTCGGCCGATTCAATGTAATTTTAATATTATTGCACCGTCAACGGTGGCAACAGGTTAAACCCAAACGGCAGCCCACCGGTCATCTGGAGGTTCCATGAAATTGAAACAATGTTCATGTCCAGTTGTGTTCAGATACCGGTCGGATTAAAAAAATCCAAAGCCAGCGTTTGCCCGCGCGCTTTTTGTCTTCCCCTCATCGGGCTGAAGACGCCGAACCTTTCAATCTGGCCGGACATGGCGTTACATGCCTTTAAACGTCAACCATCAAAAAAATGAGCAAAGATACCAACCCCAATCCGTCCTCTCCCTTGAGCTTGAGCGCCGCCGCGGCGCGCAACCTCGCCACCGCTTCCGTAACCGTACCGCAAATGTCGCAGATCACGCCGCGCTGGCTGCTGCGTCTTCTGCCCTATGTGCATGTGGATGGCGGTGTGTACCGCGTCAACCATGTGGCCCGCGCCAAAAAAGGTTCCGCCGCCAACGGGCATGGCGAAGTCAAAATTGATTTGTTGACTGTTGATAGCGGGGAGCCGCTGCTGCCAACGACTTTTGTCGATTACGAGACGGACCCGCGCGAGTATCATTTGACAACGATTCAGACGGTGCTGCATACGCACACGCGGGTCACCGACTTGTACAGCAATAAAATCGACCAATTGCGCGAGCAAATCCGCCTCACCATTGAGGCGCTCAAGGAACGCGAGGAATGGGAGTTACTCAACAACCCCGAGTTTGGATTGTTGCGCGAAGTGGCGCCGTCCCAGCGCATTGAGACGCGCAAAGGTTCTCCCACACCGGATGATCTCGACGAACTGCTTACGCTGGTCTGGAAAAAGCCGGCTTATTTTCTGGGCCATCCGAAGGCCATTGCCGCCTTTGGACGCGAGGCCACCCGCCGGGGCGTGCCGCCTGTCACCGTAAGCCTGTTTGGTTCGCCATTTTTGACCTGGCGTGGCGTGCCCCTGATTCCAAGCGACAAATTGGAAATCAAAGGCAACGCCACCAGCATTTTGCTGCTCCGCGTGGGCGAATCCGAGCAGGGTGTGGTCGGTTTGCAAAAAGCAGGCGTCACCGGGGAAGTAGAACCGGGGCTTTCGGTCCGCTACATGGGGACCAATGAACGCTCCATTGCTTCGCATCTCGTTACGCGTTATTTTTCCGCCGCGGTTCTGACGGAAGACGCCATCGCGCGCCTCGACAACGTCCAGGTCGGCAACTATCACGAATATGTCTATCCCAAAGCTTGAGCACGAGCCGACGACAGTGGAAGGGGACTTTGCCGACACAGCGCTGATTGCGCGGTTGGCCACTGAACTCTTTAGAGGGTTCGCAGGCTCAACACAGGCAGAGCGGCTGAAAGCTCCGGCAACCCCGGTTCATGACACCGGGTTGGCTGGCGCCTATCCTCCCGAAACCAGGCCCTATGCTCCGCCGGTACATCCCGCCTCACAAAGCAGCACCCGGGAACCGGAAACCGGGGGGCATTGTCCGGGTGCGGCGGATTCCTATCCTTTCGGGGAGCCGCGCTGCGTTCCCTCTCACACCGAGTCGGAAGCCGGGATAAAAAGCCCTACAGAAACTGTAGCGGCTGAGTCTGCCCGCAGCGAGCCTTTGGCAGCGCCTTTTTATTATTTCTTGAGTGAACCAGCTTCCGTGGGCAAGAACACTGCGGCAGGTTTCAACCCCGCGTCAGTGCCGATCCGTTCAGTGTTTGACGTGGAATCCGTCCGCAGAGATTTCCCGGCCTTACACCAGCAGGTTAACGGACGGCAACTCATCTGGCTCGACAACGCGGCCACCACGCACAAGCCGCAAAGTGTGATCGATGCGACTTCCAAGTTCTACGGGCGGGATAATTCCAATATCCACCGCGCAGCCCATGTGCTGGCAGCGCGGGCCACGGAGCTTTACGAGGGCGGGCGCGAAAAAGCGCGCCGTTTCCTTGGCGCCGCGGATGCTCGCGAGATTGTTTTTGCGCGCGGCACAACCGAGGCCATCAACCTTGTGGCGCAAACCTACGGCAGAAAATTCATCGGTCCGGGCGACGAAATTTTACTCACGACCCTGGAGCATCACGCGAATATTGTGCCCTGGCAATTGTTGTTGGAGCAGACCGGCGCGGTGATCCGGGTGGCTCCGATCAACGACCGCGGGGAATTGATTTTGGAGCAATTTGCAGGGTTGATTAGTTCGCGCACGAAGCTTGTTTCCGTGACGCATGTGGCGAATGCGCTGGGCACCATCAATCCGGTGGAGCAAATTATAGCCCTGGCGCATGCGCATGGCGTGCCGGTACTGGTGGATGGAGCGCAATCGACACCGCACATGCCGGTTAATGTGCAGGCCCTGGATGCTGATTTTTTTGCCTTTTCCGGGCATAAGGTGTTTGGGCCGACGGGCATTGGGGTGCTCTACGGCAAGTCGAAGTGGCTGGAGCAGTTGCCGCCCTGGCAGGGCGGCGGGCACATGATCCAGGATGTCACGTTCGCGAAAACGACCTACCAGAGCCATCCGCAGAAGTTTGAGGCGGGCACACAGGACATAGCGGGAGTGGTTGGTCTCGGCGCGGCGTTGGATTATTTGACAGGTCTCGGCCTTCCCGCTGTGGCGGCTTACGAGCATGAACTGCTCGAATATGCCGCTGCCGCACTGGCAACAGTTCCGGGGCTGCGTCCCATCGGTACGGCTGCGGCCAAGGCCAGCGTTCTTTCATTTGTTATCCCGGGGATTCCTTCCGAGCAGGTGGCCAAACACCTGGACCGTTATGGCATCGCAGTGCGTTCCGGGCATCACTGCGCCCAGCCGGCCGTGCGCCGCTTCGGGCTGGAAAGCACGGTGCGTCCTTCGCTGGCGTTTTACAACACCCGCGCGGAAGTGGATACCCTCGTCAACGCCCTGCATCAATTGTCCAAACCCGCATGAGCCGCCCCGTCACCGTCCGTTCGGAGCAGGGCGTAAAATGCCCGGAACATGA of the Candidatus Methylacidiphilales bacterium genome contains:
- a CDS encoding family 2A encapsulin nanocompartment shell protein, translated to MSKDTNPNPSSPLSLSAAAARNLATASVTVPQMSQITPRWLLRLLPYVHVDGGVYRVNHVARAKKGSAANGHGEVKIDLLTVDSGEPLLPTTFVDYETDPREYHLTTIQTVLHTHTRVTDLYSNKIDQLREQIRLTIEALKEREEWELLNNPEFGLLREVAPSQRIETRKGSPTPDDLDELLTLVWKKPAYFLGHPKAIAAFGREATRRGVPPVTVSLFGSPFLTWRGVPLIPSDKLEIKGNATSILLLRVGESEQGVVGLQKAGVTGEVEPGLSVRYMGTNERSIASHLVTRYFSAAVLTEDAIARLDNVQVGNYHEYVYPKA
- a CDS encoding cysteine desulfurase; amino-acid sequence: MSIPKLEHEPTTVEGDFADTALIARLATELFRGFAGSTQAERLKAPATPVHDTGLAGAYPPETRPYAPPVHPASQSSTREPETGGHCPGAADSYPFGEPRCVPSHTESEAGIKSPTETVAAESARSEPLAAPFYYFLSEPASVGKNTAAGFNPASVPIRSVFDVESVRRDFPALHQQVNGRQLIWLDNAATTHKPQSVIDATSKFYGRDNSNIHRAAHVLAARATELYEGGREKARRFLGAADAREIVFARGTTEAINLVAQTYGRKFIGPGDEILLTTLEHHANIVPWQLLLEQTGAVIRVAPINDRGELILEQFAGLISSRTKLVSVTHVANALGTINPVEQIIALAHAHGVPVLVDGAQSTPHMPVNVQALDADFFAFSGHKVFGPTGIGVLYGKSKWLEQLPPWQGGGHMIQDVTFAKTTYQSHPQKFEAGTQDIAGVVGLGAALDYLTGLGLPAVAAYEHELLEYAAAALATVPGLRPIGTAAAKASVLSFVIPGIPSEQVAKHLDRYGIAVRSGHHCAQPAVRRFGLESTVRPSLAFYNTRAEVDTLVNALHQLSKPA